A window of Flavobacterium branchiarum genomic DNA:
TTTGTCTTATAATTTCAAATTTTTCAGCATCTACTATAACAACTTCTCCTTTTCGGCTTCCTATGTATATTTTGTTATTGTTTTCGAATATTGGAGCTGGATTGTGTTCGTATCCCAATTTTAAGTCTAAAACTTTACTTTTTTCAACTAAATTTTCTTCTGTTAATTCTAAATCATCACTTAGTGGCAATCTTAACAGTTCTCCATTCATTGTTTTTGCATAAAACCACTTTCCATCTTGACTTTGCCCCATAGATTCTCTTACTTTCCATTTTGAGGTTCTCAAAAGTGTTTTGCCTGTTTCCTTTTCTAAAATGGTCAAGTATCGTTCGGGAGTAACAAAATAAAGTCTGCTTTTTGAAGCAACTACATTTACATTTCCTGCTGAATACAAAACTTGCTTATCATTTCCGTTATTCCATTTCCAAATAAGTTCTCCTGTGTTTTTATTTAAACAATAGAGATTGGTATCCCATGCTCCAAAAATAATTTCATCACCATGTATCAAAGGAGTTCCTTGTGAGTAAGACAAGGGTGATTTATTTTGCCAAATTATTTTTCCTGTTACCGCATCAATACAAATAAAGGCTATTGAACTTGCTGTATAAAGTTTATTGTTTTCTACAATTGGCGAACCTACCAAAACTCCTCCAACAGGAATGCTCCATTTTTGTTTGCCCGATTGTTTGTCAAATCCTAAAACATTCCCTTCTATTGTGCCTACAACAAGACTATTATTTACAATGGTTGGAGAGAAATAAATTGAATTTCCTGTTTCTATTTTCCAATTCAGAGCTTTACTTTTTAAGTTGACAGATTGTATTTCGCCAATTGAATTAGCAAAATAAATACTCTTTTTATCAAAACTAGGCACACTATAAACGGATGCAATATCTTTCATAAAAGGAGGTAAATTGGTTTCAAAGTTGTCTTTTGCTATTTCTATTTTTGAAGGTTTTGTTGGGACAGAAAATTTAAAAACTCCTAATTTCCCAATCTCTTTCTGATAAATACTAATGCTATCTTTACCGATAATTACTTCATTATAACTTTTGGTTTTTCCGTCACGTGATGTAATTGATGCGCCCATAATACCACTCAATCCAGAAAAATTATATTTTTTTAAGGTATGTCCATGACCACAAAAACTAGCAACAGTCGGATATTTCTCTAAAACAGTCAGTACTTCTTTATAATTACTAACATTATTATCTAATGGGTAATGTGCAAAATTCAATACTTTTTTATTACTGTTTTTAAGACTGTCTTTTAATGTTTTATCTAGCCAAAGCACATCTTCATGTTTTACAAATCCATCGCCCATTTTCATATAAGGACCACACGGAAAACCTATGAAAAGATACTCACCTTTTGAAAATACAAATCGGTCATTACCCCACAATTTCTTATAGGTTAAGCCAGCACTTTCGCTCCAATTTGTTTCATGATTTCCCGAAATAACATAATAGGGAATTTTTAAAGTTGCTAGAACCGCATGTACTTGGTTTAGTTCATCATCTGCACCACGATTTGTTAAATCTCCTGTAACTACGACAAATTCATTATCGGAATTATTAATCTCTTTTATACTATTTTGTAATAAAAAATCATTTTCATTCCCAACAGAAACATGCAAATCAGTAAGTTGTACAAACTTAATATTTCCCTTTTTTTCTGTATTCTGAGAGAAGCCTGATGCTATTATAAAAAGCAACAGAATTTTGGAATATAGATATTTCATAAGTTGCTTTTTACTTTGTGTTTACTTTGTCCTTAAAAAAATTATCGAAAAACAGTAACTGAAATTTCAAAGAGTTCTC
This region includes:
- a CDS encoding PQQ-binding-like beta-propeller repeat protein: MKYLYSKILLLFIIASGFSQNTEKKGNIKFVQLTDLHVSVGNENDFLLQNSIKEINNSDNEFVVVTGDLTNRGADDELNQVHAVLATLKIPYYVISGNHETNWSESAGLTYKKLWGNDRFVFSKGEYLFIGFPCGPYMKMGDGFVKHEDVLWLDKTLKDSLKNSNKKVLNFAHYPLDNNVSNYKEVLTVLEKYPTVASFCGHGHTLKKYNFSGLSGIMGASITSRDGKTKSYNEVIIGKDSISIYQKEIGKLGVFKFSVPTKPSKIEIAKDNFETNLPPFMKDIASVYSVPSFDKKSIYFANSIGEIQSVNLKSKALNWKIETGNSIYFSPTIVNNSLVVGTIEGNVLGFDKQSGKQKWSIPVGGVLVGSPIVENNKLYTASSIAFICIDAVTGKIIWQNKSPLSYSQGTPLIHGDEIIFGAWDTNLYCLNKNTGELIWKWNNGNDKQVLYSAGNVNVVASKSRLYFVTPERYLTILEKETGKTLLRTSKWKVRESMGQSQDGKWFYAKTMNGELLRLPLSDDLELTEENLVEKSKVLDLKLGYEHNPAPIFENNNKIYIGSRKGEVVIVDAEKFEIIRQINLGSSSVNGFTKDNQGRVWTSLIEGGIYLLE